GCAGTGTCCGCCCTGCTTTCCAGCCCTTTGCACGGCTGCCAGTGTAAACGGGGAATGAAGAAGGAAAAGAACTGCCTGAGCATCTACTGGAGCCTTCACCAGTCCATCATTCACGGTAGACGGTCGATGGATAACGTCACAACTGATTATATTTTAGTTAGGGATGGTTATTGAAAAACATGCTCTTGATTGCCAAGTAGAGAGTAATCGTGCCATTGTATTAATACGCATGATATTGCAATCCATCCATTGATTTACTTTGGCGCTTGTCCTCGTTAAGGTTATGGGTATTCATGTTCATagtttgagaatatctgttCTAAATTGACAAATTCACCCTAAAAACATTTGTCCGTCCTTAATGGTTATGTAATTTTCAATCATTTAGACAGATTGCAGCAAAATTACAGGTTCAAACCATTTCTTCCTCCCTCAGGTCTCAACTTGGTAGAGAGTTACCCTTATGAAACCGTGCAGAGGGATTATGACTATGTCCGTTTGGCCTCCATCACAGCAGGCAAGTCTGCTGACCTTCATTAACTTTCATATTTTTACTTTTGTACCCTTTGGGGTACGCTTGGATTTTCCCTGGCAGCTGGCCTGAGGCAAAGACAAGCCGGTTTTGTTCTAAGGACAGCTACACCATTTATCTgaccaaaattcctgcatccaaAATGATATCTTTGTCACACACTGTGTTACAGTAATACAATTTATGAATGGGAATGGGGACTTACTGCTGAGGCAGCAAAATGTAGTGTTTACTTTGAAGAATTCTATTCACCGTTTTGTAAGTCATGAAGGTTTGTTGTTATGAGATCTTCAAACCACATTGCAATTGATACAAACTTATCTGACAAACCAAACTGTACTCCAACCGGGGTATTCATGCAAAGTCTGCCTGCTTATCTACTGTATATAGTAGATATATATACTATGTAAAGAATACATTTTGTTCTCTTCTGTATTTCTTTCCATAGACTCTGATGTTGGCATGGTAACTGTGAATCGCTGCTTGGATGCGGCGAAGGCTTGTAACGTGGACGATTTGTGTCAGAAGCTGCGCACAGAATACGTCTCGGCCTGCATCAAACCCACTGCCAAATCTGGCCTGTGCAACCGGGTCAAATGCAACAAAGCCCTGCGCAGGTTCTTCGACCGCATTCCCGCTGACCACACGCATGAGCTGCTATTTTGCCCCTGCACGGACACGGCCTGCGCGGAACGTCGCAGGCAGACCATTGTTCCCAGCTGCTCTTATGAAAGCGTGGAAAAGCCCAGCTGCATTACGCAGAGGAGGATCTGCGAGGCTGACTACGTGTGCAAGTTAGTGAGAGCTTATTGTTTGTTGACATTCGTTAAATGTCATGCTGGAAAAAGTTTGTTTCTGGTCCCCCACACTCACACAAGATCCATGTTAGGCACGCAACAACCTCTAATCTTTCTTTCTCTGAATTCAACCCATCCCTGAGGAGCAGAGAACGGTAACTGCGTAACCCTTGGAACAAACCCAAATGTTATGTCTGCACCTTGGTCCTAAAATCATGCTAGAAATAAGCAGTCCTCTAAATGCTTTTAGTAAAACTGATGAAACCGAAGAAAAAGCAGATACTGATCACTCTTTGGTTGTGCACTGAAACTAAGTATTGTAGTTGCGTGGCGACCATGCAAGGGGTCTGACTCTTTGGTTTTGAGGTCAAAGTATTTCTGGTGTCGTGGTCGGTTTACATGTTTTTCCACTAGTTCAGGATCGATCTGGTTAAGGTCATTAGCCCTTAGAGTTCAGCAACAAATGTATCAGAATTTAGCTGTGAATCACAGGAGGCAACCTTCAGTAGGCAAGTGAGTATGATAGAGCATATATCACTGATTGTGTATCCGAGTGGGACCCCATTCTAATGGGCATGATTTTTCGATTATGTGATCCACATACAGCTTTTGCAACTCAACAGACCCCCTTTCAAACATGATTTGATGGAACTACATGTAGCTACTACATGTGCCACTCCTCTGCGTTCTGTAAAAAATGGTGACAGAGGTGTGGTCTGTACTATATGTGATTCAGCCAGAGAACCCTTTGGATTGGTGATGCATGTGTGATTAATTCATAAAAGACATGGGTGAGGCATTTAGAAgattgaaatgaaaaaatggTGTAGGATGGTTCCAATATTTTCCCACCTCCGAGATTCCACTTTCagactttttgaaaacaaataaacagtCATTCAGTCAACCAAATGACCCGTTGTTTTACCCCTAAGCCTTACCCACTCTCCTTCATAGTTTAGAACACCCCTGAGAGCCTCTTGGAATAGCACATTAAATATTGAACATGGATAAAGAGCCAGATGGATCAGAGTTATCGCTCATTGCAATCTCTGGTCATGGTCATTATTTTTCCAGGGCTCCATTACACTGGTGGGTTTTACTAATGATTCCAAGTCTTGGGGTTTAGTGGTGAAATATATTAGTCTTTCTGTCACTTTCACATTTTAGTCTAATGTGCTTTGTCTGTACCAGGCTAGCCAATATTTTGTGGTTGAGACAAGTTAAATcaccaagtaagaaaaaaagcaTAACAGAATACAAGAATCCATCATGTTCTTGCTCAGCAGAACCTTTTCTCTTCTTCTGTAGGTCTCGCCTGGCACAGTTTCAGTACGACTGCGAACCCTCTGAAGTGTCTGCCAGTGGTTGTAAGCAAAGAAACTACGGTGCCTGCCTCCTCGCCTACACAGGACTCATAGGTAAGTGCATATTTGTGAAGATGGAGGATCAGATGGAGGAGACATGGAACGAAGCAAAGGCTGTATAAACTGGTAACGGCCACATATGTTATGTGAGAGGACGACAGGGAGAATTGTGCAGCTCCGGGGAGGTGAGAGATATTTCTGCCGATGACAAGTGAGCAACAGAAGTAAATGTGTGttcaaaaaagaaaacccaCGCTGGTTCCAGACAACAACTAGACAGATGCGCTTATTAACTCCAACGTGCCGCTTTgtttttgtaacttgtcataaaGGAAAGGAATAGCCATGAGTTTTCCACACATTGCAGAGAGGAGCAAGAATAACTTCCTGCACTTGGTGCCCCACAGCATAAAAACACACTTGGCTAACATTTATTGAAGTACTCAATATCCCACCTCCACTACGTTGCCGCATGGGTAAAATCTCATGGCTTTAGACTGGTgtgacctgaaaaaaaaaatgaagtagtCAACTCCTTTACACCAAGTGGGTGTATTTGGAGAGCTTTTAAATATAAAAGCTGTAGCGCACACCATGCAAACCAGGCCGACAGTGTTGTTTCTCTACAGGAAGCACGATCACGCCAAACTACGTAGACAacgccacttccagtgtggcaccGTGGTGCTCCTGCTCGGCCAGCGGCAACCAGAGGCAAGAATGCGAAGACTTTCTGGACTACTTCACCGAAAACATCTGTCTCCGTGAGTGGACCTTTTGTGCACAATTTGCCTTCCTTTGGGATATGTGAGCTTTAGGCTTAATAAAGCTTTGCTGTACTTTATTTCGTTGTTTCGATAACTTTTACAACATTTATGCTAGTCTTAATTTAACCAGTACAATCTTTTGGGAGATTGATGATATTCTTGAAAGTCAATTGTTAGTGATCAAAGTAGGCGTATTTTAGTCCATgcaattttaggttttttttttttctttctttaaccACATGCATGTTTTGATATTTGGGGTAGGGTTATTTAaagctgtgtgtttttttatagACAGCTGGTGGTAAATTCTGCCCGGGAATAAAAAATATGATGTTGACTGAACAGAGTGAGTTAAATTAATATCCTGAGCCATGATGCATCCAGACAAGATGACGCAGGAAAAACGGTTGTGATGAGATAGAGCCCACATGATTACGTGGGCAGATGTTTACCACTACGCTCAAACGCCAGTGCATTTTAAATCAAGCACCGCCCCCCCGCTTTTGCTTGGTTTAGACATAATTAAATATCCTCTGTATCTCACTGTTTCTCATTTTATTACTCACCTGCTTCACACTGCTTGCACTTTGTTGCTGAGGCTGTCATAAATGATATCTGAGTTGATGGAGGGATTGAAAATTAGATTTAAACCTTTCCACGGTTAATGTCTCTCTTTATCCcttcgtaatttttttttttttttaaactcctgaTTACCGTGCAGTATTTCCTGAAATGGTAAACAAATAGATACAGGGGCCCGATTTAATCTCTGGGCGGATCATCTACCTGTAGATCTTGTGCGGGTCAAATTTGACCACTTctaaaatttagatgcaatacaAATACGGGAAATATCATTTGTTCATCGGTAATATTGATTAATGTTGAAACAGATCAAACTGTCTGTGTTAGCACCGCATTTGCAAAAGTTCCTGGGGTGCCTTGTCACAGGTACGTTCGTTCACTGAGATAAAAATAGCAAACCCTCGACAACAAAATGTTTTCACACCTTTTGTAATGATGAAGCAAGATGATGAAAACACAGTTTAAACAAAGTTTAAAGCAATACACTATGTACATGCAATTTTGTTATCAGTTTGATTACAATATTCACGCTAATTAGTAGATGCTGATGAAGTCAACACTTTGCAGTCTTTGTCAACTCAACCAGTGAAAGGTAACGTGGCGGCGCCACACGAATTCTGCGGAGCACTGCTGCTTTCCAATCCCCCAAATGATTTTAAACTCACACTGAAATGCACTCGCTCGCAAGTGAGCGGAAATGTTCGCCAAGCTCGACGTGGCAAATGAGAGCAGCTCTCTTGGGCCTGCTGCCTAGAAAAGATACAGAGAGAGTCTCTGAGTTGTTTGGCCATGTCAGAAGGTTCTATGAGTTAATGAGGCCGATGTGGAGATGCAGGTGCAGGGCGGCGGCTTAGAGAGAATACTGATGCTTTTTGCTTTTTCTGTCAATCCTTTGCCAGGAAAGTCAAAACTCAGGCCACGTCCTCATGAATattgtttatttgaaaacacTTAATGCAAAAACACGGTGCCC
The sequence above is drawn from the Syngnathus scovelli strain Florida chromosome 1, RoL_Ssco_1.2, whole genome shotgun sequence genome and encodes:
- the gfra4b gene encoding GDNF family receptor alpha-4, whose translation is MDLWGLYLLHLTSYALLEVVLAGSDCLMAGDMCSSDDTCSPRLRTLRQCVAGNGSMKLGPGARSQCANAVSALLSSPLHGCQCKRGMKKEKNCLSIYWSLHQSIIHGLNLVESYPYETVQRDYDYVRLASITADSDVGMVTVNRCLDAAKACNVDDLCQKLRTEYVSACIKPTAKSGLCNRVKCNKALRRFFDRIPADHTHELLFCPCTDTACAERRRQTIVPSCSYESVEKPSCITQRRICEADYVCKSRLAQFQYDCEPSEVSASGCKQRNYGACLLAYTGLIGSTITPNYVDNATSSVAPWCSCSASGNQRQECEDFLDYFTENICLRNALKAFGSESNKQPTVGQSNTLSPAHRSRENRSSTSPPESIITRGYILDTKIPTQAMGNELLVDQSSLPSSSLPNAATPLGLLPPVAISFFLFRLLDSGH